In the Commensalibacter nepenthis genome, TGTTTGTATCAACAAATTGCCATTTCCATAAGGAAAATCCGCACGACCAATCGTTCCTTTAAATAAAACGTCCCCTGTAATCATAAAACGTGCTTTGGCTTCATAGAAAACCACATGCCCTGGGGTATGACCTGGCACATGTAACACTTCAAATTGCATGTTCTCAAAAGATAAGACTTCTTGATCTTGCAAAAAACGTGTAGGGGATACATTTTGAACATGCTCGGCATTTACACCAAAACTGGCAGCATCTTTTGCAACTTTTTCCAACAAAAATTGGTCTTCGATACTTGGTCCTAAAATAGGTATTTCTGTTTGATATTTCTCTTGCAAATATTGTTGTAAAGCTGTGGTAACACCGACATGATCGAAATGACCATGAGTCAGTAAAATGGCTTGTATCTCGACATCATTGACTTCAATCATTTGGATAATAAACGATAAATCACCGCCAGGATCGGTAACAATGCCTTTTCTGATTGACTGATCCCAGACCATCATACAGTTCTGACGTAACATTGTTACTGGCATAATCTCTATTCTCAGAGATGCAATTGAAAGGAACAATTAGAAATACTCCATCTATATAGAAATCATATTCTAGCCTTTACCACAAAAAATCCTGCTTTCTTAATAAAATATTTTACTTATTTGAAAAATATGTTCAAATCTATTTGTTGCATGATTACATCAAAAAAAACCACAATATTCATAGAAACTTAAAAAAAATCAGTAGATTGACATTTTATCTTGACCCCAGCAATCATGCCCCTTAAAAATGACTACATCTCCACATTTTAAACAATTTAGGGTTGCCGATGAAAAGCGTCTACGTGCATAATTATGCTAAAACGAAATTTACCTCATTTCTTTTAATGTTTTCATGTATGGTGTTTTCAACATCTTATGCACATGCACGTTCAACTCACCACAGCGCAAAAAAAGCAACGCACCATAAAAGTGCGGGTGCACACGTGCAAAAAGTTTCTGTAAAAAGCAATCATCATTCCAGTAAAAAAACTCATTTCAAAACACGTAAAGTAAGCTATAGACACAAATCCTATCACCATAGTGGTGGTCATGTGATTCAATGTGTTGCTTTTGCGCGTTCTGCTTCTGATGTTCAACTATCAGGAAATGCTGGAAATTGGTGGAATAATGCTGCTGGTGTCTATGAACGTGGTAATACACCTGAGCCAAACAGTATTCTCAGCTTCCGTTCAACGCGCAAAATGCCTTATGGGCATGTTGCTGTTGTTACACAAATCGTTGATTCCAGAACAATTATTATCGACCAATCCCATTGGGCACAAAGAGGCATCAGCCGTAATACCCCAGTCATTGACGTATCCCCCAATAATGACTGGACGGCTGTTCGTGTCGCAACCAATGGTGATAAAAGCACTTTTGGCAGCATTTATCCAACCCATGGATTTATTTATCCCAATAATGGCAGAAGCGTAGAGACCAATAATGTCTCTACACAACGTAAAGCATCACCAAAACGGAATATCAAAACATGGTCTGCTGATGCCGCAACCAGCAAAGGTTACGCAAAAACAAATACACAGGTTGCTTTAAGCCCTAATGTATCTGATGATTTCTTTGCTGACGCACCAGATCGCTCAATTCGATAATTAAGATATAATTAAGGTCGCCCTTGTCGATGATAAGGGTGCCCTTGTAAAATAGATTGAGCCCTATAAATCTGTTCAGCAAGTAAAATGCGAACCAACATATGGGGCCAAGTTAGACTTCCCAAAGATAGAATTAAATCAGAGCGTTGAATTGCTATATTATGCAAGCCCTCTGCCCCACCGATCAAAAAAGAAATCGGTCTAGATTCTTCAATCCATCCCTGAATTTTATTTGCAAATACAAGACTGCTGTAATTTTTACCTCCTTCATCAAGGCTTACTACAACAGAGCGATCAGGTAACGCATTAAGCAAGGAATTTGTTTCTTTTAATTTTGCTTCTTCTGGGTTACCTTTTGCTTCATTCACCTCAATAACAGAAAGTTTAGGGCGAATCCGCTTGGCATATCGATCAACGAGCTCTAATTCAGCTTTATGCCGCATTTTACCAACGGCAATAATCGAAAACATTAATCTTGGGGCTCTTCTGTTGGTGCTTTAGCAGCATCCACAATCTCTACATTCCAGATCTTTTCAATATTGTAATATTCGCGTGCTTCGCCACGGAATAAATGAACAATAATATCACCTGCATCCAACAAAACCCAATCAGGACTTTGCTCCATAGTCACTTTTTTTATACCTTGTTCAAATAACATCTTATCTAAATGTGTTGCCATCGCCAAAATCTGACGATCGACTTGCCCACTTGCAATGATCATACGATCCGCAAAAGAGGCTTTACCAACCAAATCAATCACCACAATATTTTCTGCTTTATCTTCTTCCAAAGATTCGACCATCAATGCCACGACCTGATTTAATCTTGCATCATCCAACACTGAAACCCGTTTAACGACTTGTTCTGGACCTATTTGCACGATCTCTTTGCGTGAAATTTGTTCGTTCATATAAATTTATTCCTTATTGTACTCTAAATCTTACTGTTCTAATAACTGTTTACGTTGCTGCCTCAACGCCGTTGCTGAAATACTATTCTCTGGTGCAGGAACGAAAACCCATGCTGGCGGTTGAAAATCAGCCAATATCGTCGCATAACGAGATGGTAGCCGCGCTTTCCTTGCCCATTGAGCTGCCTGTCCATTCAAGGCACTATATATATAAGATGGTCTTGGGAAAACCGCCATAGGCACAATTTTTAATATTTCTTGCCAATGCGACCACAATGCCATTTGTGCCAATCCATCAGCCCCCATCAACCATACAAATTTACAACAGGGAAAACGTTGTTTTAACAAATGTATTGTATCACAGCTATATCGTGTATGTAATCGGCACTCAATATCCGTCGGGATCAAACGTCGATCACAGACACGCTTTTTAGCCAATTGATATCTTTCTTCAAATGGGGCCATTTCCGTGCCAATTTTCAATGGATTCCCTGGAGATACCATTAACCACACTTGGTCAAGTTGTAAGAACTTTAATGCTCTATTCGCAAGTTGCAAATGCCCTTCATGAATAGGATTAAAAGAACCACCAAATATTCCGACTCGAATATTTCTACGATCCCCCCAAGTCGGTATTGATATCATCTAAGACCGCACCTGACCATTACCATAAACTTCATACCGATAACTGGTTAATTGTTCGATTCCAACAGGTCCTCTGGCATGTAACTTTCCTGTTGCAATACCAATTTCTGCACCAAAACCAAATTCTCCACCATCACAGAACTGCGTTGACGCATTGCACATCACCACAGCACTAGGAACAGAATCCATAAAATATCGAACAGCTTGCTTATCTTCAGAAAGAATCGCTTCGGTATGACTGCTACCATATTTCACAATATGATGAATTGCCGCATTGATATCTTTGATAACAGCAACCGATAAAACAGAATCCAACCATTCTGTTGCAAAATCTTTGTCAGCAGCTGGTTTAATTTCTGTAGCAATCTGACATGCTGCTTGGTTCCCCACAAAGCGACAGCCAAGTGATTGTAAATCTGATACTAAAATAGGCAATAATTCTTTTGCAATCGCTTGGTCAATCAAGAGTGTTTCTGTCGCTCCGCAAATCCCAGTACGACGCATTTTGGCATTGACCAATACTTTACGCGCTTTTTCAAAATCTGCTTTTTCATGAATATAAGTATGACACAAACCCGCAGCATGTGCCAATACAGGAACTCTTGCTTCTTGTTGCACAAATTTAATCAAAGAATATCCGCCTCTTGGAATAATCACATCAATCATTCCAACCGCATGAAGCATATCCATGACATGTTGACGATTACTGTCAGGAGGCATCGCAATTGAATCAGGATTTAATCCTGCATCGATCATTCCTTGCTGCATGGCTTTATGAATCGCCATAGAGGTTAAATGCGTTTCTGAGCCACCCCTTAAAACAATCCCGTTGCCTGATTTAATACAAATCCCAACAGCATCTGCACCAACATTAGGACGACTTTCATAAATCATTCCCACAACCCCTAAAGGCACAGAAACACGTTTAAAATGCAATCCGTTTGGTCTATCCCAACTTGCCAACTCTTTTCCCAAAGGATCAGGCAGCTCAGCAATATCTTCTAATCCCTTGGCCATTGCTCTCAAACGATCATGATTTAACGTCATACGGTCTTTAAATGCAGCAGAAACATCTGCTTGTGCCACTTCATCGGTGTTTACTGCCAAAATTTCTGCTTCAGCAGCACGTAATGCTTTCGCTGCACTGCGCAGCGCTTGATTACGTTGCTGAATATCAGTAAGTGCCAATTGATAAGCAGCATCCCTAACTTTTTGGGCAAGTTCTTTAATCGTTAAATTCGTATCGGAACTATCAGAGACCATCGCTATACCTTTCTTTGACCCGCGCATACATCGAAAAAAATTAATTCTCTCAGTAAAGCAAATTATACATTGAAACGAAAGAGTAAAACGTCACCATCTTTAACAATATATTCTTTACCTTCAACTCGTGCTTTCCCAGCTTCTTTTGCGCCTGATTCGCCTTTGAACTGCACATAATCATCATAAGCAACCGTTTCACAAGCGATAAAGCCGCGTTCAAAATCATTATGAATAACTGCTGCTGCTTGCGGTGCTTTGGTACCTTTTACAATAGTCCAAGCTCTGGTTTCTTTGGGACCACAGGTAAAATAAGTAATCAGACTTAATAAATGATAGCCTGCTGCAATCACACGATCCAAGCCACTATTTTCCAAACCTAGACCAGAGAGGAATTCCATTTGGTCTTCTTTGCCTAATTGGCTAACTTCTGCTTCGATATCAGCAGAAACAATCACAGCTTCACCCCCTTGTGCTTTTGCCATTTCTAGCACTTTTTCTGAATATGAATTGCCTGTTGCTGCGGATTCTTCTTCGACATTACATACATACAAAACAGGTTTGCTGGTTAAGAGCTGCAAACGAGCAATAGCTTTTTCTTCACCTGCTGGAATCACATCACGAACAGGTTTACCATCTTGTAATGCTTTGATTAACGGTTCAACTAATTCTAAAGTTGCTTGCGCTTCTTTATCATTACCACGTACTCTTTTTTGTAAAGCAACCGTGCGTTTTTCAAGGCTTTCTAAATCTGCGATCATCAATTCTGTTTCAATGATTTCCGCATCACGAATAGGATCAACAGACCCCTCAACATGCGTAATATCATCATTATCAAAACAACGAAGCACATGAATAATTGCATCCACTTCACGAATATTAGCAAGGAATTGATTCCCTAGACCTTCCCCTTTGGAAGCGCCTTTGACCAACCCTGCAATATCAACAAATTCTAAGCTTGTTGGAATAATTTGTTTAGAATTCGTAATTTGTGATAAAATATTCAATCGTGTATCTGGCACCGCCACGCGACCCACATTCGGTTCAATTGTACAAAATGGATAATTTGCTGATTGTGCAGCAGCTGTTGCAGTCAACGCATTAAACAAAGTTGATTTACCCACATTTGGCAATCCAACAATACCACAATTAAACCCCATCGTTTTATTCCTTCGTTAACAAAGAGACTTTGGTCATAAATCCATCCATTTTTTCTTCTACTAATAACGGTGCTGCTTTGGCAACCGCATCAATAAATGGATCCAACCATTCCTGATCTTTTTTTGAAAAATTACTTAATACATAGCTGGCTACTTGTGCCTTGTCACCAGGATGACCAATTCCTAAACGCACACGCCAATAATTTTGATCACTTAACATTTTATCCGTTGAGCGTAATCCATTATGCCCAGCAGCACCGCCACCTTTTTTAATTTTTACACGACCAGGGGATAAATCAAGCTCATCATGAAAAACGACTAGATTGTCCAAGGGAATTTTATAAAAAGCAATCGCTTGTTGAATACTTTCCCCAGAAAGATTCATATAGGTCATTGGTTTTAATAAGAGGATTTTTTCCCCGTTAATATTTCCTTCGGCAACTTCACCCCGAAAACGCTTACGCCATGGTGAAAAACCATGGCATTGCGCAATTCGATCGACCGCCATAAAACCAATATTATGGCGGTTTGCCTGCATTCCAGACTCAGGATTACCAAGCCCAGCCCACAGTAACATGATCTATTCTTTCTTTAAGTTAAAGAAGAAATTATTCTTCAGATGCTTTTTCTTCAGAAGCTGCTTCCGCTTCTTCACCTTCGGCTGTTTCGTCTTCTACTTCAACAGCAACGGTTGGAGGAGAAATAGTAGCAATCACAAAATCTTCTTCATTTTGATTGGTGTGGGTAACGTTTTCTGTTCCCTTTAATTGTGACCAGCTGATCGTATCATGAATATCTAAACCAGAGAGATCCGCAGTAAATGCTTCTGGGATATGGTCTACATCACAGTTAATTTCAACAGAGTGATATACTGTATTCAATACACCATCACGTTTAAAGCCTGGGCATTCATCTTCACCAACAAAGTGAACAGGAATTTCAACACGAATTTGTTGACCAGCAATCATACGTTGGAAATCGACGTGTAATGGACGATCTGTAACAGGGTGCATTTGAACCGCACGCATCAAAGCAACAGATGTTTTTTTACCATCAACAACAATTTGATATAATTGAGAACGCCAAGAACCATGCAATTCACGCATAATTAAACGTGGATCAATCGCAATCATTACAGGTTCAGATTTACCACCATATACCACGCCAGGGACTAGACCATCACGACGTGTTGCGCGCGCTGCCCCCTTACCAGCCTTCGCACGCACTGCAACATTTAACTCTACAAATTTCTTCGCTGCCACTTTAAAAAACTCCCTAATATAAAAGGCAAAACATACACACCAACCTCCAGGGGTGCTGGTGCAAAGTTACTCTTTAACGAAAAAACTCTGAAAAAGCAAATATCTTTATAGAAAAGTTGAGTTTTATTGATCGTCTTCGTTTTCATTGGGTGGAGGAAAATGTTTATGGTCATCAGGAGGCGGTAATTGAGGATGATCGGCAATATCCATCAAGTGACCAAACGCTCTCATTATTTTCAAAACAAGATTAACGGCTGGCTTTACATTTTCAGCATTTTGCCCTGCAACCAAGGACATCTCTAACAAAGCATCTTGAAAGGATTGTAATAGAAGTCTTGCTTTTATCTAACTCTTTCTCAAAAGCATTTAGCTTTGAAAATATAGAATTTCGAAGTCTTTCATTTTCTATATTTGCGCCGTCTAATATAGATCAATTCCTACACGATAAAGTAATAATTGCATTTTATCACAAAAAGCTGCTTATATTTCTATAAACAGCTTGTTCTTAACATATTACTCTAAATCCAACGCATGCAGCTCCCAGGCCTTTCCTCCATTTGCAGGAGGTCGTGCACACATGGGTTGGGCATTCGCTAAACGGACATTCACTTTTAACCCCATCAAGCAACGCAATGCTCGGAACACACCACCATGCGCAACAATTAAAACGGTTCCATTTTGTGCTTTACAAATAGACCGATTCACTGCCTCTGCAATACGATTACATAAAACCGCAAAAGGTTCCGCATTTTCAGGCGTAAACGTCCCCGCAATCCAATCGTCATACCATGGTCCCATTGGCTGGGCTTCTTCAACGCCAAAGCAGACTTCTTTTAAACCATCATCAAGCTCTATCGGTAAGTTGATGCCTGTTTTTTTATGAATAATATCCGCTGTCATTTCAGCTGTTTTACGTGCACGCCCCAAAGGAGAACTTACAATCTGAGTAATGGGTAACTCTAAATGATCCCAATGATTCGCAATCGCACTGCCCGCAACCACAGCCTGAGACAAACCCACCGTATTTAAAGGAATATCCGTTCTGCCCTGTGATAAATTGCGTGCATTCCAATCTGTTTGACCGTGACGCAGATACCAGTATGGACGAGTCAATAAAGCAGACATTATAAAATACCTTTATCTATAAAAATTAATCGAACAAAGAAGAAACAGAACTTTCATCCGCAACCGCACGAATGGCTCTGGCCAATAATTGATTTAACGAGATTTGACGAATCTTTGCCACTGCACGAACTGCATCTGTCTTTAAAATGCTATCAGTTATCACCAATTCCCCTAGCACAGAATTTTGTACTCTCTCTGCGGCACCGCCCGATAATACACCATGCGTTACATAAGCATCCGTTCCCTCTGCCCCTGCATTAATTAATGCCTGAGCCGCATTACAAAGAGATCCACCACTATCAATAATATCATCCACTAAAATACAATGGCGACCTTCAACATTACCAATCACGTTCATCACTTCGGATACGCCTGCCCGTTCCCTTCTTTTATCAATAATTGCCAAATCAACATCCAATCGTTTTGCCAATTGTCGAGCTCTGACCACTCCACCAACATCAGGGGAAACAACCATCAAATTGCTTTTGCCAGCATATTTTTTCTTAATATCTTGGGTAAATAATGGAGCTGCGTAAAGATTATCTACAGGAATATCAAAAAAACCTTGGATTTGCCCAGCATGCAAATCCAGGGTCAAAATACGACTTGCCCCTGCCTCAACCAACAAATTCGCAACCAGTTTTGCACTGATCGGGGTTCTGGGACCTGATTTACGATCTTGACGCGCATAACCAAAATACGGCATCACGGCAGTAATACGTCGGGCAGAGCCTCTGCGTAACGCATCCAACATAATCAGCAATTCCATCAAATTATCATTGGTTGGATAACTGGTACTTTGCACAGCAAAAATATCTTCGCCACGCACATTTTCATAAATCTCGACAAATACTTCTTTATCTGCAAAACGCTGTACAGAAGCATCGCATAAAGGCATTTTTAACTCTGCAGCAACAGCCTCTGCCAATAAACGATTACCATTCCCAGAAATAATTTTCATCAACGCAACTCCGATATCAATAAGGTATAATTTAATCTATTTGTTATTTATTAATTCTGGTGGAGCCAAAAGACCTTTGCCAGCTCCATTATTTAATGGTTTATCATCTCGCCCAGAAAAATTACTAATCACACGCTTTACGCCCCCTGCGGCTTCTTCCCCAACCGCAGAACCAGTATCGCCCCAATATACATCCAAACTATGTGCAGGCACATCATTAATTTGCATCACTTTCCCTGCTTCTTTACCAGCTTTATCAAGAATATGCCAAGCAATTTCAACATGTTGCACAGGATTTCCTCTGGTTCCAGCGGCACCATCGGTAACACTCACTTTACAATCGACGATATAATCAGCTTTGTCTTTCTTTGATTGTATTTCATTTGATTTATCCTTCAAAGAAGTCACAAATTGTCGAGCAATCACAATATTACCATCTCCTGGTGCTCCTGTGACTCCTTTGAAATAAATCTGAGCAGGACGATTCTTAAGGCTGTGAGGATCTTTTGCCATGACCTCAGCTTCTAACCCTTTTAATACATCCGTCACCATTGGCGCAGTTTGACTTGCAACTTGGGCTAAAATCGTTTCATTACCACTTGCCCAATCTTGCACAGAAACAGGCATCATATTACGGGTT is a window encoding:
- a CDS encoding MBL fold metallo-hydrolase; translation: MFLSIASLRIEIMPVTMLRQNCMMVWDQSIRKGIVTDPGGDLSFIIQMIEVNDVEIQAILLTHGHFDHVGVTTALQQYLQEKYQTEIPILGPSIEDQFLLEKVAKDAASFGVNAEHVQNVSPTRFLQDQEVLSFENMQFEVLHVPGHTPGHVVFYEAKARFMITGDVLFKGTIGRADFPYGNGNLLIQTIKDKLLPLGDDVYVLPGHGIGSTIGYEKLNNPFLI
- a CDS encoding CHAP domain-containing protein, which codes for MVFSTSYAHARSTHHSAKKATHHKSAGAHVQKVSVKSNHHSSKKTHFKTRKVSYRHKSYHHSGGHVIQCVAFARSASDVQLSGNAGNWWNNAAGVYERGNTPEPNSILSFRSTRKMPYGHVAVVTQIVDSRTIIIDQSHWAQRGISRNTPVIDVSPNNDWTAVRVATNGDKSTFGSIYPTHGFIYPNNGRSVETNNVSTQRKASPKRNIKTWSADAATSKGYAKTNTQVALSPNVSDDFFADAPDRSIR
- a CDS encoding 23S rRNA (pseudouridine(1915)-N(3))-methyltransferase RlmH, whose translation is MFSIIAVGKMRHKAELELVDRYAKRIRPKLSVIEVNEAKGNPEEAKLKETNSLLNALPDRSVVVSLDEGGKNYSSLVFANKIQGWIEESRPISFLIGGAEGLHNIAIQRSDLILSLGSLTWPHMLVRILLAEQIYRAQSILQGHPYHRQGRP
- the rsfS gene encoding ribosome silencing factor, translated to MNEQISRKEIVQIGPEQVVKRVSVLDDARLNQVVALMVESLEEDKAENIVVIDLVGKASFADRMIIASGQVDRQILAMATHLDKMLFEQGIKKVTMEQSPDWVLLDAGDIIVHLFRGEAREYYNIEKIWNVEIVDAAKAPTEEPQD
- a CDS encoding nicotinate-nucleotide adenylyltransferase; the protein is MISIPTWGDRRNIRVGIFGGSFNPIHEGHLQLANRALKFLQLDQVWLMVSPGNPLKIGTEMAPFEERYQLAKKRVCDRRLIPTDIECRLHTRYSCDTIHLLKQRFPCCKFVWLMGADGLAQMALWSHWQEILKIVPMAVFPRPSYIYSALNGQAAQWARKARLPSRYATILADFQPPAWVFVPAPENSISATALRQQRKQLLEQ
- a CDS encoding glutamate-5-semialdehyde dehydrogenase, translating into MVSDSSDTNLTIKELAQKVRDAAYQLALTDIQQRNQALRSAAKALRAAEAEILAVNTDEVAQADVSAAFKDRMTLNHDRLRAMAKGLEDIAELPDPLGKELASWDRPNGLHFKRVSVPLGVVGMIYESRPNVGADAVGICIKSGNGIVLRGGSETHLTSMAIHKAMQQGMIDAGLNPDSIAMPPDSNRQHVMDMLHAVGMIDVIIPRGGYSLIKFVQQEARVPVLAHAAGLCHTYIHEKADFEKARKVLVNAKMRRTGICGATETLLIDQAIAKELLPILVSDLQSLGCRFVGNQAACQIATEIKPAADKDFATEWLDSVLSVAVIKDINAAIHHIVKYGSSHTEAILSEDKQAVRYFMDSVPSAVVMCNASTQFCDGGEFGFGAEIGIATGKLHARGPVGIEQLTSYRYEVYGNGQVRS
- the ychF gene encoding redox-regulated ATPase YchF, with the protein product MGFNCGIVGLPNVGKSTLFNALTATAAAQSANYPFCTIEPNVGRVAVPDTRLNILSQITNSKQIIPTSLEFVDIAGLVKGASKGEGLGNQFLANIREVDAIIHVLRCFDNDDITHVEGSVDPIRDAEIIETELMIADLESLEKRTVALQKRVRGNDKEAQATLELVEPLIKALQDGKPVRDVIPAGEEKAIARLQLLTSKPVLYVCNVEEESAATGNSYSEKVLEMAKAQGGEAVIVSADIEAEVSQLGKEDQMEFLSGLGLENSGLDRVIAAGYHLLSLITYFTCGPKETRAWTIVKGTKAPQAAAVIHNDFERGFIACETVAYDDYVQFKGESGAKEAGKARVEGKEYIVKDGDVLLFRFNV
- the pth gene encoding aminoacyl-tRNA hydrolase encodes the protein MLLWAGLGNPESGMQANRHNIGFMAVDRIAQCHGFSPWRKRFRGEVAEGNINGEKILLLKPMTYMNLSGESIQQAIAFYKIPLDNLVVFHDELDLSPGRVKIKKGGGAAGHNGLRSTDKMLSDQNYWRVRLGIGHPGDKAQVASYVLSNFSKKDQEWLDPFIDAVAKAAPLLVEEKMDGFMTKVSLLTKE
- a CDS encoding 50S ribosomal protein L25/general stress protein Ctc, with the protein product MAAKKFVELNVAVRAKAGKGAARATRRDGLVPGVVYGGKSEPVMIAIDPRLIMRELHGSWRSQLYQIVVDGKKTSVALMRAVQMHPVTDRPLHVDFQRMIAGQQIRVEIPVHFVGEDECPGFKRDGVLNTVYHSVEINCDVDHIPEAFTADLSGLDIHDTISWSQLKGTENVTHTNQNEEDFVIATISPPTVAVEVEDETAEGEEAEAASEEKASEE
- a CDS encoding histidine phosphatase family protein; this encodes MSALLTRPYWYLRHGQTDWNARNLSQGRTDIPLNTVGLSQAVVAGSAIANHWDHLELPITQIVSSPLGRARKTAEMTADIIHKKTGINLPIELDDGLKEVCFGVEEAQPMGPWYDDWIAGTFTPENAEPFAVLCNRIAEAVNRSICKAQNGTVLIVAHGGVFRALRCLMGLKVNVRLANAQPMCARPPANGGKAWELHALDLE
- a CDS encoding ribose-phosphate pyrophosphokinase, with protein sequence MKIISGNGNRLLAEAVAAELKMPLCDASVQRFADKEVFVEIYENVRGEDIFAVQSTSYPTNDNLMELLIMLDALRRGSARRITAVMPYFGYARQDRKSGPRTPISAKLVANLLVEAGASRILTLDLHAGQIQGFFDIPVDNLYAAPLFTQDIKKKYAGKSNLMVVSPDVGGVVRARQLAKRLDVDLAIIDKRRERAGVSEVMNVIGNVEGRHCILVDDIIDSGGSLCNAAQALINAGAEGTDAYVTHGVLSGGAAERVQNSVLGELVITDSILKTDAVRAVAKIRQISLNQLLARAIRAVADESSVSSLFD